A window of Opitutus sp. ER46 contains these coding sequences:
- a CDS encoding PAS domain-containing sensor histidine kinase, whose product MRNHSPSSSHESDAFLAAIITSSHDAIISTDTRGLITSWNPSAERLYGYPASEVIGRPISILYPPGREADAAESLRRALAGGSFQEQETLRRQQSGALVPVALTISPIRDAEGTIIGVSKMARDLRQQKRAEERFLVTLASIGDAVISTDLEGRVVFMNAVAEQLTGWPQGEAIGQPLENVFRIVNEFTRVTVDSPVRRVLREGNIVGLANHTVLVARNGREWPIDDSAAPIRSTDGELHGVVLIFRDVTARHEAEIQSQRLAAIVEGSDDAIIGKDLNSVVTFWNPAAERIFGYTAAEMEGQSITRIIPPERLDEERLILTRIRAGERVEHFETIRLRKDGRTFHASLTISPIRDREGTIVGASQIARDITAQKEAEFALRAAQAKLQSHAQELERIVAERTARLREMVGELESFSYSLSHDMRAPLRAIQGFSEIVLTEYGDQIPEGVDYLRRVVNAASRMDRLIQDVLAFARVSRQEIRLERVEIERLVREIIEERPGLQPPNAEVAVVTPMAPVKGDDASLVQCMANLLENAVKFVQPGTVPHVRVFTTAEDGRVRVSVQDNGIGIPPENQSRLFSVFTRLSGAQGYEGTGLGLAIVRKAAERMGGTVGVTSSPGAGSTFWVELPRADA is encoded by the coding sequence ATGCGTAACCACTCACCGAGTTCCTCCCACGAATCCGACGCCTTTCTCGCTGCGATCATCACGTCTTCGCACGACGCGATCATCAGCACGGACACCCGCGGGCTCATCACCTCCTGGAACCCGAGCGCTGAACGGCTCTACGGCTACCCGGCATCGGAAGTGATCGGCCGCCCCATCTCGATTCTCTATCCCCCCGGGCGGGAGGCGGATGCCGCCGAGTCGCTGCGCCGCGCGCTAGCGGGTGGTTCGTTCCAGGAACAGGAAACCCTCCGACGCCAGCAATCCGGCGCCCTCGTGCCGGTGGCGCTCACCATCTCACCCATCCGCGACGCCGAGGGCACCATCATCGGCGTCTCCAAGATGGCGCGGGACCTGCGACAGCAAAAACGCGCCGAGGAACGGTTCCTCGTCACGCTTGCCAGTATCGGCGATGCGGTGATCTCGACCGACCTCGAGGGACGCGTTGTGTTCATGAACGCCGTCGCCGAGCAGCTCACGGGCTGGCCGCAGGGAGAAGCAATCGGCCAGCCGCTTGAGAACGTCTTTCGCATCGTGAACGAGTTTACGCGCGTCACCGTGGACTCGCCCGTCCGCCGGGTGCTTCGCGAGGGCAACATCGTCGGGCTCGCCAACCACACCGTCCTCGTCGCGCGAAATGGCCGCGAATGGCCCATCGACGACAGCGCGGCCCCGATCCGCTCGACCGATGGTGAGCTGCACGGCGTGGTCCTGATCTTCCGCGACGTCACCGCCCGCCATGAGGCGGAGATCCAATCCCAGCGCCTCGCCGCCATCGTCGAGGGTTCCGACGACGCCATCATTGGCAAGGACCTCAACAGCGTCGTCACCTTCTGGAACCCGGCCGCCGAGCGGATCTTCGGGTACACCGCGGCGGAGATGGAGGGCCAGTCGATCACCCGGATCATCCCGCCGGAGCGGCTCGACGAGGAACGGCTCATTCTCACGCGCATCCGGGCCGGCGAGCGGGTCGAACACTTCGAGACGATCCGGCTCCGCAAGGATGGCCGCACCTTCCACGCTTCGCTCACCATCTCACCGATTCGCGACCGCGAAGGCACGATCGTCGGCGCCTCGCAGATCGCCCGCGACATCACCGCGCAAAAGGAGGCCGAATTCGCGCTGCGCGCCGCGCAGGCGAAGCTGCAATCCCACGCCCAGGAACTGGAGCGCATCGTCGCCGAGCGCACGGCCCGGCTGCGCGAGATGGTGGGCGAACTCGAGTCGTTCTCCTACAGCCTTTCCCACGACATGCGCGCGCCCCTTCGCGCCATCCAGGGTTTCAGCGAGATCGTACTCACCGAGTACGGCGACCAGATCCCCGAGGGCGTCGACTACCTGCGCCGCGTCGTCAACGCCGCGAGCCGAATGGACCGACTGATCCAGGACGTCCTTGCTTTCGCCCGCGTCTCGCGGCAGGAGATCCGGCTCGAGCGCGTCGAAATCGAGCGCCTCGTGCGCGAGATCATCGAGGAACGCCCGGGCCTGCAGCCGCCCAACGCCGAGGTTGCCGTCGTCACGCCGATGGCCCCGGTCAAGGGCGACGACGCGTCGTTGGTGCAGTGCATGGCCAACCTGCTGGAGAACGCCGTGAAGTTCGTGCAGCCGGGAACCGTGCCGCACGTGAGGGTCTTTACGACCGCCGAGGACGGGCGGGTGCGCGTGTCCGTCCAGGACAATGGCATCGGCATCCCGCCCGAGAACCAGTCCCGGCTCTTCAGCGTGTTTACCCGCCTCTCGGGCGCCCAGGGTTACGAGGGCACCGGCCTCGGGCTCGCCATCGTACGCAAGGCCGCTGAGCGCATGGGCGGAACTGTCGGCGTGACCTCCAGCCCGGGCGCCGGCAGCACCTTCTGGGTCGAACTGCCCCGGGCCGACGCATGA
- a CDS encoding response regulator translates to MTEQATILLAEDDDTDVLLLKRAFAEVGIANPLQVVSDGQEAVDYLTELQQAPGPRDRLPALMILDLKMPRMTGLDVLQWARSDPGTRCVPAIIFSSSSHPLDIERAYAAGANGFIVKAPATSERIEFARFIRSWLHFNLLPMACTEGYRAAHSLHSAPLLPR, encoded by the coding sequence ATGACCGAACAAGCCACGATCCTCCTCGCCGAGGACGACGACACCGACGTCCTGCTGCTCAAGCGCGCGTTCGCCGAGGTCGGCATCGCCAACCCGCTCCAGGTCGTTTCCGACGGCCAGGAGGCCGTCGACTACCTGACCGAGCTGCAGCAGGCGCCCGGTCCCCGCGACCGCCTGCCCGCCCTGATGATTCTCGACCTCAAGATGCCGCGCATGACTGGCCTGGACGTCCTGCAGTGGGCGCGCAGCGATCCCGGCACGCGGTGCGTCCCCGCGATCATCTTTTCCTCGTCGTCACACCCGCTCGACATCGAGCGCGCGTACGCCGCCGGCGCGAACGGCTTCATTGTGAAAGCCCCCGCCACCAGCGAACGCATCGAGTTCGCCCGCTTCATCCGCAGCTGGCTCCACTTCAACTTGCTCCCCATGGCGTGCACCGAAGGCTATCGCGCCGCCCACTCCCTCCACTCCGCCCCCCTCCTCCCCCGGTAA
- a CDS encoding acyltransferase produces the protein MTPDASLAAGYERFSRTSFFTSLDGLRAISILAVIWHHASESAFPAATRLVHEGNRGVHLFFVISAFLISTLLLRAKRRGALDVPRFWCRRALRILPLYYAVLLGYVGLVWYLERGPAGQAFFANLPAFATFTSNWFVELDGRVIFYFAWSLAAEEQFYLCWPWVERGFGRASPAFLALGLLVVTQLAGLAYVAGAQTLPLKILSSVPAAILLGVILAHVLDSARGYHAVARFAGRRGSAWAAATAVLVALWFQRDLGFFGELLVAVTLTFLVATCVVREDNDFARALRLRPVAWIGTISFGIYLLHVLCIRAVRGVLAAAHLESVGLLFLGSTLLSVAIASVSYLTYERFFLRLKDRWFSDRRPAVVAPPPPAATKVPAVATSLPG, from the coding sequence ATGACCCCCGACGCGAGTCTCGCCGCCGGCTACGAACGTTTCTCGCGCACGTCCTTCTTCACGTCGCTCGATGGGCTGCGCGCGATCAGCATCCTCGCGGTGATCTGGCACCACGCGTCCGAGTCTGCCTTCCCCGCCGCCACCCGGCTCGTCCACGAGGGCAATCGTGGCGTGCACCTGTTCTTCGTCATCTCCGCGTTTCTCATTTCCACCCTGCTCCTGCGCGCGAAGCGCCGCGGCGCACTCGACGTGCCGCGCTTCTGGTGCCGCCGTGCCCTGCGCATCCTGCCGCTCTACTACGCCGTCCTCCTGGGCTACGTCGGACTCGTATGGTATCTCGAACGCGGCCCCGCCGGCCAGGCCTTCTTCGCCAATCTGCCCGCCTTCGCCACGTTCACCTCCAACTGGTTCGTCGAGCTGGATGGGCGCGTGATTTTCTACTTCGCCTGGTCCCTTGCCGCCGAGGAGCAGTTCTACCTTTGCTGGCCGTGGGTCGAACGCGGCTTTGGTCGCGCCTCCCCCGCCTTCCTCGCGCTCGGCCTGCTCGTCGTGACGCAGCTCGCCGGGCTCGCCTACGTGGCCGGCGCCCAGACGCTCCCGCTCAAGATCCTCAGCAGCGTCCCCGCCGCGATCCTGCTCGGCGTCATCCTCGCCCACGTGCTCGACTCCGCGCGGGGCTACCACGCCGTCGCTCGGTTCGCGGGCCGCCGCGGGTCCGCCTGGGCCGCCGCGACCGCCGTCCTCGTCGCGCTCTGGTTCCAACGCGATCTTGGCTTCTTCGGCGAACTCCTGGTTGCCGTGACGCTCACCTTCCTCGTCGCCACCTGCGTCGTGCGCGAGGACAACGATTTTGCCCGCGCCCTCCGGCTGCGGCCGGTCGCCTGGATCGGCACCATCAGCTTTGGGATCTACCTGCTCCACGTGCTGTGCATCCGCGCCGTGCGCGGCGTCCTCGCCGCCGCGCACCTCGAGTCCGTCGGTCTCCTGTTCCTCGGCAGCACGCTCCTCAGCGTCGCGATCGCGTCGGTCAGCTACCTCACGTACGAGCGCTTTTTCCTGCGCCTGAAGGACCGTTGGTTCAGCGACCGCCGCCCTGCGGTCGTTGCGCCCCCGCCACCGGCCGCCACCAAGGTCCCCGCCGTCGCCACGTCGTTGCCGGGCTGA